Part of the Notamacropus eugenii isolate mMacEug1 chromosome 5, mMacEug1.pri_v2, whole genome shotgun sequence genome is shown below.
atccCAGACTACTATGGTCCACCTTTGTTCTGTACTTATGCccatattttaatttgaatttatttttaatatgatgcAAGATGTTTGTCTCAGCAGAACTTCTTCCATTCTGTGTTTTATTATTCTCAGTAGTCAATACAGAAATCATTAcctatgaattttcttttttaaatttcaacttTGGGGttcattatttctgatttttccttgtctactattttcctttcatttatatttccttcttttataaaccagcaaaaaataaagattttcatCATTGCTCCCTTATGCTTTGAGGTCTAAAAATATGTACCTTTTATTCCTGCCTTTTCTCAAAAATTGCATTTACATTCTAGACAATTTATTTCTCcaaataaattttctttaaattatattgTTTCTCTAAAGTATCCTTTTGATATTTTGATTCGTATAAAAGTAAATCCAAATATCTACTTTGACAGTAAAgtttatgtttattattattattgttgttgttttcccttGGTTATGATCAGTGAATTACTCCATTTAATTCTTATTTCTTGTTGACCATTTTCTAATTAAGTACTTACAAATATAGAATGTGTATTGTTAGTTTGACCCAGAAAATTATATGCATTTTGTAGCTTGTGTGAAATTTCCTATATAGCCTTGTGTATTGTCTTATTGTTATTTAGAAATAGtattttaatatgtttattttgttaaCAGAAACATACATGAAGCTTTTAATAAGATCTGATAGGTTCTTTTCTAATTCTCTAGCATTTTCTGTAAATTGTCTTGTCATTAGAAAACAAGGAGAgttcttcttttctgtctttatgcatttaacaaattgcataattttcttctctttttttgataGAATTTCTAGAGTAATATAAGGTAATACTAGAAAGTGGACATTCTTCCTTTATTCTTATGTTTATTGGAAAAGAATTTAAGATTGGAATTTAGATTGATACTGtttagtgtatttttttaaatccctctAGGTGTTCACATTAAATCTTTTTGTCATATATAACTGTTCTATGCTGTtgaagtttctttcttttcttttttatattattcaCTTACTGAAATAATCATGTAACATAGTCTGTTTACATATATTTTTGGTCTAATATCATTGTGCTGATTGTTTGCTAATAATGAACTATCCTTACATTCTTAGTATATATCTAAATTGTTGataataaatcattaaaaataaattgcattATCCTTGAAATTTTGAGTCAATAATTGTTAATGATATTGGTCTATTGTTCTATTTTACTATTTCCATAGCTTGGGTATTAGAATCATAATTGTTCAAAAAAGagagtttgtttcattttgttgttcaaaTTTTGagaaatgcatgtgtgtatgtgtgtgtgtttgtgcgtatGTTATTGGTATTAACTGATGTTTAAGTGTTTCATAGAATAATCCTTTGAGTCCACCAGGATCAAGCCcaccccctttctttttccttttttctttaaagcatGCTCTATTTTCTTGACTGAAATGCATTATTTAagctttccattttgttttccgTAAGTTATTtactttagttatttttttcagatagtCTTCTGTCTATTGTGTCTTCTCAGATTCATTGTCATATAATTGTGCACAGTAGATTCTAATTAttgggatttttaatttcttaagtttttgttgtgatttttatttaattttctgccTTCCTCTTTTTCATTAGATTGACTGAAAATTTTTGatttttgctattcctttcaaatatccTGATTTTTAGAGTTCTATattaattagttttgtttttcattttgaaattatctGTGTTTCTCAATGTTTATGAGAAATACAGAAAATTTCCGGAAAtattgttttcagattttttcttgTTAAATCTCCAGAAACTCAAGTGATTCTTAAGTTTCTCTTCTTAAACCACTTTTTGTTTCTATAAATTTTCTCTAAAcaatttctgtttttataattatataattcctGAAAAAAATCCTTCATTATTCTTTGTTTATGGCATACTGAAATCACGTGAAATAATTCTGCTTTTCTTGGATAATGTTATTCAGATTATCTTCAGATTTCCTAAATGTAaccctttatttattttctgataCTTCAGCtaatataatttctttaattcttcattttatcaTTGATGTCCTCAGAAAATTCTAGTGTCTACCTTTAGTGTTTCATTTGTTCCTGGTTTTGGTTAAATTTCTATGGGAATTTTTGCGTCTGACTCTTTTAGTTACTTTTTTGCTGGataatatatgtttttaaaagaaaatgttttcatgGATTATCAATAACTTTTTGGAGGTATTCTATATACATTTTTCAAGGTATTGTGGAAGACCAAGATTATCTTGCAACCCCTTAATATTCTATGAATACAAGAATGAATGGATGGGTGGATTCAGtcaaaatcatttattacatGCCTGCTATGATACAGTCAtatatttctgaaattatttccATGGTCATTTACCTGGGAATTCTTTTCCCCTTAACACACATTAACTAGATTTTCCCTCCACATCTCCCATAATTTTCTAACACTATCTATCAAGCTATAATTGAACATAGAACTTGGAATTGAGGTGGGATAAAATAATAAACCAAGGTATTGTTCATTTTAAAGAATAGTGGTTTTATCAACAGAAGTATACCATTTTTCCTCAGATGTGAATTCACACATATAGGAGTTGCATTTGATCTGATTTCCCTTActcaaaaatgttaagaatgacTTTGCGGATATGCTTGGTTTTGATACTATAGATAATTGGGTTCAGAACAGGTGGCAGAAGAAGAAAAGCATTAGATATCAAGGTGTGAACATATGGAGGTACCTTATGACCCCACCTATGGATACTGGACAGGCTGATAAGGGGTATATAGAAGATAGAAATGGCACCAATATGAGAAACACAGGTGCTGAAGGCTTTATGACGCTCCTGTGGTGATGCAATGTTAAGCACAGAATGAATGATTAGAACATAGGAAAGGACAATCAAAGGAGCATCCAAGCCAAATGTTAACAATATTGCAATTAAACCATATATACTGTTGGCCTTGGTATTTGAACAAGAGTGTTTTATCACATCAGGGTGGTAACAATAAGAGTGAGAAAGGATATTATTGTTGCAGAATAACAGACGTTTAAGAAGCAGGATCACTGGAATCATAACAAGAGCACCTCTTAGTACCATCATCAGTCCACATTGGATAATCCTGACTGGAGTTAAGATTGTAACATATCTGAGTGGGTCACAAATAGCAATAAAGCGGTCAAAGGACATGGCCAACAAAACTGAGGACTCCATGATGgttagaaaatgaatgaaaaacaattgactgatGCAAGAATCTAAAGTGATCTCTCGAGCACTGAACCAAAAAACACCCAAGTTTGTGGGTAGTGTGGATAGGGACAAGCACATGTCGGTGGCTGACAGCATGAATAGAAAATAATACATGGGCTCATGCAGATTCTGTTTAGCAATAATGACAAACAGGATCATGCTGTTTCCTGAGAGAGAAATTACATAGAGACAACAAAAAGGAATGGAGACCCACATATGAATATCTTCTAGTCCTGGAATTCCTGTTAGAAAGAAGGTCAGAGATATGGCTGTGGTGTTTGGCAATGCCAACATAGTTAATTGAGAAAGTAATTTTCCAGTGGAAAAGTTCCAAGTctgcaaaaggaaagaaaatcaattatggATATTTATAACAGAGCCTTTTATAACCAGAATAGATTTTAAAGAACCTGGTCCCTATAGTCTAATTTTATAAGAATTAATTTTAAAGTATGTTAAAGGCTAATTTATGTTAAAGGTGTTAAGTTAAATAATCAATTAGTGTGACTgtggaatgaagaagaaaatcattTGATTGAATTATCAATTGCAATttaagtggtggtggtggtgatggtggcagGTTACTATTCTATTATAAGCAGTATactctcagaagaaaaaaagtaacatGAAAATACgtgaaatgatataaaataaaatgaaaagaaccagaagaccattgtatacagtaacagcaatattataagatgatcaacTCTAAATGAGTTAGATATTTTCAggaaaacaatgatccaagaaaatcctgaaggatttatgatgaaaaatactatccacttccagagaaagaactcatgaagcatgaatgcagaataaagcaaagttttttttttaacttctttcatttttcttgctttttttttttaaatttgtgttttgtttcacaatataactaatatggagcatgactatacatgtataacccatatcaaatagATTGTTTACTCAAAAAGGGagataggagaggagagaatttagaactcaaaaatatagtaaataaattatattaaacatttagaaaaataaaatattaaacaaaatgaaaaaagtttaaaagcaATCACTTTTGACAAGAAAAGAGCTCAAATACCACCCTCTCTATGGGGACTTATAGTCCATTGTTAGCACATTCTCTTTGAAATTATGTTCTATTTGCAGTGCATGCATTTTGTTTGTACAGATGTTTAATATTATCTCCCCAGTATAGTGTGAGTTTCTTGATAGAAAGAcagtttgtttttacatttatttgtattcaCAATGCTCACCATAGTGTCTcacatatttttattattgttgttcagttattttaaacatgtccaattctttgggatcccatttagggttttctttttataaaatttatttagtatttaatttttccctagTGACTTGTGAAAAGAACTTCTAACATTGTTCTTTCAAACCTTGAATTcccaattctcttccttcctccctccccaccccacctcattgagaaggcaagcaattcaatgtaggttatatatgtatagttgtgCAACCATAtgcttaatagtcatgttgtgaaagaaagcaacgaccaaaaaacacaagaaaaataaattttaaagaaaaagcatattaaatctgtattcagataccattagttctttctctgggagtgGGAGGAGATATTATTTTTCACCCTATCTTTCAGAGCTGTCttagattgttgtattgctgagaataactaagtcattcacagctgatcatctcatACTATTATTGCTACTTTGCACATAGTACATTTAAAtttgcatcagtccatgcaaGTCTTTACTGGATTTTTGGAGAGCATCTTGATCACTATTTTTGCAGTatggtagtattccatcataatcacataccacaacctgCTCAGCCTTTCTTCAACtcatggacatcctctcaatttccaattatttgctccCCGAtaaaggctgctataaatattttcttttgtacacttaagtctttttttttctttttagttttttttgggATACATACCTGGTAGTTACAGTGCTAGTTCAAAAGGTATTTATGGTTTTAAGACTTTTGGGCATAGCTCTAAATatttctacagaatggttgaatcaattcccAACACCACCAACATTGTATTAATGTCTCATCTTCCTCATATctcctttaaaatttatttaccttttctgtcctattagagATTATAATAGGTGTGttagtacttcagaattgttttaatttgaatttcttcaataatagatttttttcatattgctatAGATAACCttggttacttcatctgaaagctgattatcttgtttgatcatttatcaattggggaatggctattttttataaatttgacttagttctctatatgtttgagaaatgaggtatttatcaaagaaacttacttcaaaatgtttttttcagaATTACTTTTGCTAaccttatttccctccatcctgttccccctaccattatttattttattttttctctcctttccccctctccctccctacaagtattttgcttctgaccattctctccaccaatctgcactcccttctatctcACCACCTTTTTGCTTAtatctttctcctcctactttcctgcagggtaagatagagttctgtacccaactgtgtatgttattccttttttttcaaccagttccaatgagagtaaggttcactaaCTCCccctcatctcccctctcttctcctccaccccATTCTAcccatccctttctttttttctcagtatgtttctctcttaccccttaatttcattttttttagatatcatcccttcatattcgaCTCACATTTGTGCCCTCCGTCTATAATACCCCTTCTAATGAccataataatgagaaagatcttatgaattttaaatattatcttcccatataaggatacaaacagtttaaccttattaagtctcttatggtttccctttcctgcttgcctttttatggttctcttgagtcttatatttgaaagtcaaattttctattcagctcggatcttttcaataagaatactTAAAGGTCCTTTATCTAAtagaatatccattttcccctctgaaagattatactctGAAGAATTAtttctgggttctaatcctagctcctttgctttccacAATaccatgttccaagcccttcaattcttTATCCCAACTGTGACTCctccatacttgaattgtttctttctggctactggcaatattttctccttgaactggaaaCGTTttacattttgagatctctttcaggaggtaatcagtaaATTATTTCAATGTCTACTTGACCCTTTAGTTCTAAAGTATCaaggcagtttcccttgatgattccttgaaagacgatgtctagattcattttttttttacattcactttcaggtagtccaataattttaaaattatttctctggtATCTATTTTCTAGGGcagttgctttttttccccaatgaaatatttcatattatcttctattttttcccattcttttggttttattttatttcttcttggtttctcaaaaagtcattgaCTTCCACTTGCTCCACtataattttttaaggaattattttcttcaatgagcttttgtatcCCCTTTTCCATTGGGCCAATTCTGCCTtctaatgcattcttctcctcattgacattttggatttcttttgccatttggcctattctgtttttttaaggtgctatttttgtGTGGGTGTGGTGTCTCCACCAAAttgttgactcttttctcatgattttcttgcattaccatcatttctcttcccaattatttctctacctctattacttgattttcaaaatcatttttgagctcttccataggctgagaccaatttgtatttttcttggaagctttggatgtgtaggagctttgactttgctataTTTTTCTGAGTATAtcctttgatctttcttgtcaccaaaataactttctatagtcagaggtttgttgttgttgttgttgctgtttgctcatttcttcagcctattacttgatttttaactgTTTCTTAAAATAGGACTCtgtttccagggtggagggtgcatTATCCCAAGGTTCAGGGATTTCCTGCAGCTGTTAAGGGAAGGTGTTTACTATTCTTCTGGTCTGTGCTCTTGTCTATGAGTTACCATAGACACTCTTTTCTACACTGGAACTGTGAGGAAATTCCACACTCCACTGTAGTCATAaactctgctatgctagtgctcttcctcaccctggGATTGTTATGCAGCTCTGGATCTGAGTATGGCAATAGCAACAGATTCCTTTCTCAATGCTAATAAAAATACCTCTGTAATCTTTGTCTGATCATTTGTTCTGCTCCTTACCATCTGCGtgttgagagctccagaagtagcaGCTGCCATTGCCACTGCCACTgttgctgccactgctgattcattCACTCTCAAGGACTGCACCTGGTTTACTGTGGTGGAGACTGTATTGAATGAcctatgctggactgtgctcaACTCTCACCAGATGCAATAAACCTTTCTTGCctaccttctaagttgtctttggcatctgtgggccaAGACTCTGAAAACCACTGCTTCTGTCAGTGATTCAgtttccctgaggcctgctcttgATTTGCTGGGGCATGATCTGTGGTGGCATGGCCTGTACTATACTGTGCTCCTTTCTCACTGTGGTGCAGCAAACCTTTTTTGACAACCTTTCAAATTGCCTTGTGTTGTAAAATGTTTCCTTccattgttttatagtttctactgttttagaatttgttttgagtcatttttaaaggtagttGAAGGGGTTTAGGGGACAGCTCAGGTGAGACCCTGCCTTTACTTCACCACCTTGACTCCACCTGTCCTTGGAGTTTTCCtgacaaacatactggagtggtttgtcatttccttctccagctcattttacagataaggaaactgaatcaagcAGATTAAAtaacctgtccagggtcacacaactagaaagtttCTGAGACATGATTTGAGTTTAGTtggtcctgactccagggctgacaATGCAGGAACTAGCTTTCCTGTCTGTGATACTGTAGtcattcaaatgttttttttgattgactgatttaaaCATTGGTTATGTGGACTCCGATGATAAAGTTGGTGGGTGAGCATCCCATTTGATGGAATGTAACTGTTTCTgagattcaaagaaatagaacatCATTAATTTGTTGCTATGTTTACTCAAAACTATCTCAAAACTGGAGATATCAGAGAAAATTGAACTTTATTGTGTCCTGGTTCCACAGGAAGGCATGATAAACCcaaaaaattgattaaaaaaataccaatattttgcctatttaaaaaatctttgaagaTGATACAAACCATGAAAGCTGTACAAGAAAAAAAGTGTATGTTAAATGAACTAAAAATGTGAAGAGTTTTAGCATGCTCCAGTCCAGTACCATAACATCGGAAAGATCTCACCAGTCACAAGCAAGGGCTTTCTACTATACTTTATTGTACTTTGGTTtgatttgttttgagtcattgttgctattactgtgtatctGAATGAATAACAGCCTCAGTTTCAAGTCTCATGTTATTTCATTGCTGAgcaataaataagaaatataagaaataacTTCATAACTAAGcctttattaaatgaaataaaaagtgaaattaagcagTTGCAAAAATCTAAGGAGAGAAAAGTTGATGGACCCAAGGCCATTGAATATCTTCATCAAATTTAAATAACAGAAATTCTAACTGaacaaaagagatcataaatcaTATTGATATCTCAAATTACGtttaaaagaaaaggactttttaaaatgtttcatgacATTGATACAACTAATAGTTAATGAGAACAAAAGAGTAATACTGAAAAGTTGCCATGTGTTATAAACATTACGATTGAGCAACTTTTCCCACTTGATAGATAATATTAAAGAATCACAGGAATCTAGGCAATCCACATTTAGGAAGAAAATAGATTATTGGGAAGGTAATTTCAGAAAtacatgcctggaacatagcaagcATGTAATAAATAATGCTAATTTTCTCATTCAGTCTTAAATTAGTGAAAGATTGAAACACAGACTTAATCTTCCATATCatctttgaaaatataaatagaattaCACCAAAGTATATAAAACCattgaaagtaattttaaaaatgaatgcccTGACGTCACCACCAACAAAAGAACCAAAAGAACTAGAATATAAACACCCTCAATGAGAAACAAGTGAAACACCAGAAGCAAAGATAGAAATTTATGATGACATGACAAAATGAATAAGATGAGGAcctaaaataagaaattaaattaataaaggTATCATAAAATTAAATAGATGAGATATTACAGCTAAGAAATCTAAAGACAAGATGGTGATGGATTTAGCAgcatagaaaagggaaaacaaatttaAACATCTTAGGATTCACATAGCACAATCtaagaattataaaatgaaaagtaaagcCACTATAGAATGTCCCTAAGGACAAGCATCAAGCACTATCATGGCAGAAGTTACTCTAAAGAGCTTTTAGAATGGTGCATAAAGGCTATGAGAAAAGGGCATCAATATTAGACAGCCAATTAAGTGGAAAAAGTGGAAGACATATTATCCAGATATGGAACAGAATCTGGGAAAATACATTTCATAAGTTCAGGATTTTCTTAAGCAGCAGTTcaagacaaatttttaaaagtttaaagtgATACAAggagataaaacaattcaaaaatgCATTaacatctatctatcaatctatcatcCAGTTAGCTAGCTTATAAAGTATGGAAAAGCAGATAAATTTGAGAGTCTTTT
Proteins encoded:
- the LOC140507612 gene encoding olfactory receptor 51F1-like, with protein sequence MLALPNTTAISLTFFLTGIPGLEDIHMWVSIPFCCLYVISLSGNSMILFVIIAKQNLHEPMYYFLFMLSATDMCLSLSTLPTNLGVFWFSAREITLDSCISQLFFIHFLTIMESSVLLAMSFDRFIAICDPLRYVTILTPVRIIQCGLMMVLRGALVMIPVILLLKRLLFCNNNILSHSYCYHPDVIKHSCSNTKANSIYGLIAILLTFGLDAPLIVLSYVLIIHSVLNIASPQERHKAFSTCVSHIGAISIFYIPLISLSSIHRWGHKVPPYVHTLISNAFLLLPPVLNPIIYSIKTKHIRKVILNIFE